Proteins found in one Candidatus Roizmanbacteria bacterium CG_4_9_14_0_2_um_filter_38_17 genomic segment:
- a CDS encoding aspartate--tRNA ligase: MKRTLAIETNDKVGEMVMLQGWVNSRRDHGRVVFLDIRDRSGVIQTVTTDAKLVEGVGSEYCVELVGAVKERPENMVNPQLETGKVELEIKEFKVLTESSELPLPIDTDGSEIDENVRMKYRYLDLRRKRMNHHIKLRSKTSQFMREFLLERDFVEIETPILTKTTPEGARDFLVPSRLQQGSFYALPQSPQQYKQLLMVAGFERYFQLARCFRDEDPRADRAYGEFTQLDIEMSFVTQEDILQLAEELFTSLSKALFPEKKITQTPWPRISHKDSIEKYGSDKPDLRKDKNNKDELAFVWVIDFPLFAEQTKDDYYHGVGKKIAPSHHMFTAPHPDDVHLLDKNPLMVRGLQHDMVLNGFEVGGGSVRIHDSKIQTKVFELIGFNKKQQAQFEHMLTAFAYGVPPHGGIAPGFDRFLMAGLGEPSIREVIAFPATAGGRTAVVDAPSSASSEQLQELGVKI; the protein is encoded by the coding sequence ATGAAACGTACTTTGGCGATAGAGACAAATGATAAAGTTGGGGAGATGGTTATGCTTCAGGGTTGGGTTAATTCTAGGCGTGACCATGGGAGAGTGGTATTTTTGGATATACGTGATCGTTCTGGAGTTATCCAAACTGTTACAACCGACGCGAAACTTGTAGAAGGGGTTGGGTCAGAATACTGCGTAGAGCTGGTGGGCGCAGTTAAAGAAAGACCAGAAAATATGGTTAACCCACAGCTTGAAACAGGTAAAGTGGAGCTAGAGATTAAAGAGTTTAAAGTGCTCACGGAATCTTCTGAGTTACCATTACCTATAGATACAGATGGATCAGAGATTGATGAAAATGTGCGCATGAAGTATAGGTATCTAGACTTACGGCGCAAGCGCATGAATCATCATATTAAACTAAGATCCAAGACTTCTCAATTTATGAGGGAGTTTCTATTGGAGCGAGACTTTGTCGAGATCGAGACGCCCATTTTGACCAAAACAACTCCAGAGGGTGCTCGAGATTTTTTAGTCCCGTCACGATTACAGCAAGGAAGCTTTTATGCACTTCCTCAATCCCCTCAACAGTACAAGCAGCTTTTGATGGTAGCGGGATTTGAGAGATATTTTCAGCTGGCTCGCTGTTTTAGAGATGAAGATCCTCGTGCAGATCGAGCATATGGAGAATTTACACAGCTGGATATTGAGATGTCTTTTGTTACCCAAGAGGATATTCTTCAATTGGCTGAAGAGCTATTTACGAGTCTTTCTAAAGCTCTTTTTCCTGAAAAAAAAATTACCCAAACTCCCTGGCCACGAATATCTCATAAAGACTCGATAGAAAAATATGGTTCGGATAAACCAGATTTGAGAAAAGATAAAAACAACAAAGATGAATTAGCGTTTGTGTGGGTAATAGATTTTCCGCTGTTTGCAGAGCAAACAAAGGACGACTATTATCACGGAGTGGGAAAAAAGATCGCTCCCTCACATCACATGTTTACAGCCCCTCACCCAGATGATGTGCACTTATTAGATAAAAACCCTTTGATGGTTAGGGGATTGCAACATGATATGGTTCTCAATGGTTTTGAAGTTGGCGGAGGAAGCGTGAGAATTCATGACTCGAAGATTCAGACAAAAGTTTTTGAACTAATAGGTTTTAATAAGAAACAACAAGCACAGTTTGAGCATATGTTAACTGCATTTGCTTATGGGGTACCCCCGCACGGAGGCATAGCTCCTGGGTTTGATCGCTTTTTAATGGCGGGCCTGGGTGAACCTTCAATACGAGAAGTAATTGCTTTTCCTGCCACGGCGGGTGGACGTACAGCTGTTGTTGATGCTCCATCTTCCGCTTCTAGTGAGCAGCTCCAAGAACTGGGTGTAAAAATATAA
- a CDS encoding GTPase ObgE has product MLVTEIDILFKAGNGGDGKISFYKTRRGPDGGNGGQGGSIYITSTTDIYALTSLSGRSKIESETGQHGMSNKKHGKNSSDVEVRLPIGAEIRDKNTGEVFEVTDKDLRFLLCRGGWGGRGNWEFRSAANVAPKRAERGFNGQSRELYINLKLIADIGFMGFPNAGKSSLLKEITNANPKIGDYPFTTLEPNLGELNGKIIADIPGLIEGASDGKGLGTRFLKHVEKVSLFFHCLPADQENIIKSYKQIRKELEIFNPKLLEVPEIILLTKIDLKSEKEIKLIIKSLKKLKKEIIPVSIHDEDSLNKLKSYINSSSK; this is encoded by the coding sequence ATGTTAGTCACGGAAATAGATATTTTATTCAAAGCAGGAAACGGGGGAGATGGGAAGATCTCTTTTTATAAAACAAGAAGAGGTCCTGATGGAGGTAATGGAGGGCAGGGTGGTAGTATTTATATAACCTCTACAACAGATATTTATGCATTAACCTCTCTTTCGGGACGTTCTAAGATTGAATCTGAGACTGGTCAGCATGGTATGTCAAATAAAAAACATGGCAAGAACTCTAGCGATGTGGAAGTTCGACTTCCAATTGGTGCGGAAATCAGAGACAAGAATACTGGGGAGGTTTTTGAAGTAACTGATAAAGACTTGCGATTCTTGTTGTGTAGAGGTGGCTGGGGTGGAAGAGGGAACTGGGAATTTCGTTCCGCAGCTAATGTTGCGCCAAAGAGAGCCGAGAGAGGATTTAATGGTCAGTCAAGGGAGCTGTATATTAATTTAAAGCTAATTGCAGATATTGGATTTATGGGTTTTCCTAATGCAGGTAAAAGTAGCTTGCTTAAGGAAATAACAAATGCAAATCCTAAGATTGGAGATTACCCTTTTACCACGTTAGAACCAAATCTTGGAGAATTGAACGGAAAAATTATTGCGGATATACCAGGGCTCATTGAAGGAGCCTCTGATGGAAAAGGATTAGGTACAAGATTTTTAAAGCATGTTGAAAAGGTTTCGCTATTTTTTCACTGCCTACCCGCTGATCAGGAAAACATCATAAAGAGCTATAAGCAGATAAGAAAAGAGTTAGAGATATTTAATCCCAAGCTACTAGAAGTACCAGAAATAATCCTTCTTACCAAAATAGATCTAAAATCAGAAAAAGAGATAAAGTTAATTATCAAATCTCTAAAAAAGCTAAAAAAAGAAATCATACCTGTTTCTATTCATGATGAAGATAGTCTAAATAAGCTAAAAAGTTATATTAACTCCAGCTCTAAGTAA
- a CDS encoding GTPase Era — MKAGVVVMLGRTNAGKSTLLNRLIGQKVAITSRKPQTTRFAINAVYEDKRGQIIFTDTPGVFERSPDLLAKKVGLKPEEALKEGVNVAVYVVDHTRYRDVEENRTLGMVRKLDVPKILVFNKWDIKKPSFYEELRFMEEEFDTTLFISALKGHNLNLLLEEIFKHLPEVQSKLVDTSQMATPLLNVNSKLYIEEIIREKAFHSLGQELPYTLTVTASEITERENGTLYIRADIVTNEERYKKMIIGNEGKKIKQIGLTARKELETARNEKVFIELKVVVNRHWMEAF; from the coding sequence ATGAAAGCAGGAGTAGTAGTTATGCTAGGTAGAACAAATGCGGGCAAGTCAACCCTTTTAAATCGTCTTATTGGTCAAAAAGTAGCTATAACTTCAAGAAAACCTCAGACAACAAGATTTGCAATAAACGCAGTGTATGAGGACAAGAGAGGACAGATTATATTTACAGATACACCTGGTGTATTTGAAAGATCCCCCGATCTATTGGCAAAAAAAGTTGGACTAAAACCCGAAGAAGCCCTTAAGGAAGGAGTAAATGTGGCAGTGTATGTAGTTGATCATACCCGCTACCGCGACGTAGAAGAAAATAGAACATTGGGTATGGTCAGAAAATTAGATGTTCCCAAAATATTAGTTTTTAACAAGTGGGACATTAAGAAACCTAGTTTTTACGAAGAACTTCGCTTTATGGAAGAGGAGTTTGATACTACTCTATTTATCTCCGCACTAAAAGGACACAACTTAAACTTATTACTTGAAGAAATTTTTAAACACTTACCCGAAGTCCAGAGCAAGTTAGTAGACACCAGTCAAATGGCAACTCCCTTGCTCAATGTGAATAGTAAACTATATATTGAAGAGATTATTCGTGAAAAAGCATTCCACTCACTCGGACAAGAACTACCATATACATTAACTGTAACAGCAAGTGAGATAACAGAAAGAGAAAATGGAACCTTATACATTAGAGCAGATATTGTTACTAATGAGGAAAGGTACAAGAAAATGATTATTGGGAATGAGGGTAAAAAAATTAAACAGATAGGATTAACAGCCAGAAAAGAATTGGAAACAGCCAGAAATGAAAAGGTTTTTATCGAGCTTAAAGTTGTAGTCAATCGCCACTGGATGGAAGCCTTCTAA
- a CDS encoding glutamate--tRNA ligase, producing MTRSVRTRIAPSPTGEDLHVGNAYTALLNFAYAKQHKGQFIVRIEDTDQKRKVEGSEARIFKSLSWLGLDPDESIIHGGKVGPYKQSKRLEIYQKYAKQLVEQGDAYYCDCTSERLDEMRKEQQKSGKPPIYDGKCRDLGKKSGKVVRLKMPNKGETKFQDKIRGEVVFKNELIDDQIILKSDGFPTYHLAVVIDDNLMGITHVIRGEEWLSSTPKHVQIYKALEWDLPEFIHTPLLRNPDKSKLSKRRNPVWVSWYKDQGLLPEAMLNYFGTLGFSMSDGRDIFTLSEFIAEFDFARMSKSAPIFDVTKLEWMNGEYIRKSQIPKLKSQIMDYIGDSYSEKIVEKSLPLTQTRIKKLSEYMPMCEFLFKRPSKYEKEVDGQIILKVIDELNKIDNWNHDILHKQLESFAEKLELSKSKLFMQVRIGVAGRKVGPPLFESLEILGKEETLERLLRRLPSSGD from the coding sequence ATGACAAGGAGCGTTCGTACACGTATTGCGCCCTCTCCCACTGGTGAAGACTTACATGTAGGTAATGCATATACGGCACTACTAAATTTTGCCTATGCAAAACAACATAAGGGTCAATTTATTGTTCGTATTGAAGATACTGATCAGAAAAGAAAGGTCGAAGGATCTGAGGCAAGAATATTTAAATCTTTATCATGGCTGGGTTTGGATCCAGATGAGAGTATTATTCACGGCGGTAAAGTTGGTCCATATAAACAATCAAAAAGACTTGAGATTTATCAAAAGTATGCGAAACAGCTAGTTGAGCAAGGTGATGCTTATTATTGCGATTGCACGTCGGAGCGTCTAGATGAAATGCGAAAAGAACAACAAAAGTCTGGTAAGCCTCCTATTTATGACGGTAAGTGTCGTGATCTTGGAAAAAAATCCGGAAAAGTAGTCAGGCTTAAGATGCCAAATAAGGGAGAAACTAAGTTCCAAGATAAAATTCGGGGAGAGGTTGTTTTTAAAAATGAGCTAATTGATGATCAGATAATTTTAAAATCTGATGGGTTTCCTACTTATCATTTGGCAGTTGTGATTGATGATAACTTGATGGGTATTACGCATGTAATCAGAGGTGAAGAATGGCTATCTTCGACACCTAAACATGTTCAAATATACAAAGCTCTAGAATGGGATTTGCCAGAGTTTATACACACACCACTTCTTCGAAATCCAGATAAAAGTAAGCTGTCGAAGCGCCGAAATCCTGTTTGGGTGAGTTGGTATAAGGATCAAGGATTATTACCAGAGGCTATGCTAAATTATTTCGGAACATTGGGTTTTTCAATGTCTGATGGTCGAGATATATTTACGCTTTCGGAGTTTATTGCCGAGTTTGATTTTGCACGAATGAGTAAATCAGCTCCAATATTTGATGTGACAAAGCTCGAATGGATGAATGGAGAGTACATACGAAAATCTCAAATTCCAAAGCTCAAATCTCAAATAATGGATTATATTGGAGATAGCTACAGTGAGAAAATTGTTGAGAAATCACTGCCACTCACTCAAACTAGGATTAAGAAACTGTCTGAATATATGCCAATGTGCGAGTTTTTGTTTAAAAGACCTAGTAAATATGAGAAAGAAGTAGATGGGCAGATTATTTTGAAGGTTATTGATGAATTAAATAAGATAGATAACTGGAATCACGATATACTGCATAAGCAGTTGGAGAGCTTTGCAGAAAAACTTGAGTTATCTAAAAGTAAATTATTTATGCAGGTGCGAATTGGTGTGGCGGGACGAAAGGTTGGGCCACCACTATTTGAGTCTCTGGAAATACTTGGGAAAGAGGAAACGCTTGAACGCTTGCTTAGAAGGCTTCCATCCAGTGGCGATTGA
- a CDS encoding 23S ribosomal RNA methyltransferase Erm, which yields MDRHSQNLRKSVIYSQNFTVNPLLVANLIKHSSFSKEDVVYEVGPGTGIITAELAKRCKKVVAIEIDKNLAKKLQTKFINVPNIEVHERDFLLYPLTEQKYKVFSNIPFNITVAIVKKLTEAKNLPTDIFLFVQHDAAKKFLGAPNAKETQLSLLLMPIFELSITHQFKRNDFRPIPNVDIVLLRIKKREKPMVEQQNEKLYRDFIVYSFNTWKPTLKEGLKKIFTDHQFLRLAKDFDFSSSAKPTDLNFSQWLGLFNFFNKGVDIGKKSLIKGSEDKLKNQQANLAKIHRTRVAKDWRIVSE from the coding sequence ATGGATCGACATAGTCAAAATTTAAGAAAAAGCGTTATTTACTCACAAAATTTTACTGTTAATCCTTTGCTCGTAGCGAACTTGATTAAACACTCTTCTTTCTCAAAAGAAGATGTTGTTTACGAAGTAGGACCAGGAACTGGGATAATTACTGCTGAGTTAGCGAAACGATGTAAAAAAGTTGTTGCGATTGAAATTGATAAAAACCTTGCAAAAAAATTGCAAACAAAATTTATCAATGTTCCAAATATTGAAGTGCACGAGAGAGATTTTCTTTTATATCCTCTTACCGAACAAAAATATAAAGTTTTTTCAAATATTCCTTTTAACATTACTGTGGCAATCGTTAAAAAATTAACTGAAGCGAAAAACCTTCCCACAGACATTTTTCTGTTTGTTCAACATGACGCAGCAAAGAAATTTTTGGGTGCGCCAAACGCCAAAGAAACACAGTTATCACTTTTGTTAATGCCTATTTTTGAACTATCCATAACACATCAATTTAAGAGAAACGACTTTAGACCAATTCCAAATGTAGATATAGTTCTTTTAAGAATCAAAAAAAGAGAAAAGCCAATGGTCGAACAACAGAATGAAAAACTTTATAGGGACTTTATTGTTTATAGTTTTAACACATGGAAACCAACTTTAAAAGAAGGATTAAAGAAAATTTTTACTGATCATCAATTTTTACGTTTAGCGAAGGATTTCGATTTTTCGTCATCAGCTAAACCGACTGACTTAAATTTTTCTCAGTGGCTAGGTTTATTCAATTTTTTTAATAAGGGAGTTGATATAGGTAAAAAATCACTGATTAAGGGGTCTGAAGATAAGTTAAAAAATCAACAAGCGAATCTTGCTAAGATTCATAGAACGAGAGTGGCAAAAGACTGGAGAATTGTTAGTGAGTAA